In one Antennarius striatus isolate MH-2024 chromosome 1, ASM4005453v1, whole genome shotgun sequence genomic region, the following are encoded:
- the agrp gene encoding agouti-related protein isoform X2, with protein MRGDRAESQSDRMFASLLLCYWSFNLLRLSSPLVHGNLQVDEGPDPGRHADTSFLSAIERSHAPEPLRDPALLPLDVMEDRILVDLGSYDEDSAQLQGRAMRSPRRCIPHQQSCLGYPLPCCDACDTCYCRFFNAICYCRRVGHACPARRA; from the exons AtgagaggagacagagctgaGAGTCAGAGCGACAG gatGTTTGcttctctgctgctctgctATTGGTCCTTCAACCTGTTGCGTCTCTCGTCTCCTCTGGTCCATGGAAACCTCCAGGTGGACGAAGGTCCGGATCCCGGACGCCACGCCGAcacctccttcctgtctgccatTG AGAGAAGCCACGCCCCTGAGCCCCTACGTGACCCCGCCCTCCTGCCGTTGGACGTGATGGAGGATCGCATTCTGGTGGATTTAGGGTCTTACGACGAG GACTCGGCGCAGCTCCAGGGCCGCGCCATGCGCTCGCCGCGCCGCTGCATCCCGCACCAGCAGTCGTGTCTGGGCTACCCGCTGCCCTGCTGCGACGCCTGCGACACCTGCTACTGCCGCTTCTTCAACGCCATCTGCTACTGCCGCCGCGTCGGCCACGCCTGCCCGGCCAGACGCGCCTAA
- the LOC137598960 gene encoding transient receptor potential cation channel subfamily M member 1-like: MDTRGRRGTNGSFKRSSIKRSASSGSQKAQRAWIERTFQRRECIQIILSKDATRCCCGQLVSQHTAVLSQAKDDPAPLVQLEVQPTERWSPIKHTHTSPTDAYGVVEFQGGGHSNKAMYIRVSYDSKPDHLLHLMVKDWQLELPTLLISVHGGLQNFDLPPKLKQVFGKGLIKAAVTTGAWIFTGGVSTGVIRHVGDALKDHSSKSRGKVGAIGIAPWGIIENKEDLIGRDVTRPYQTMSNPLSKLAVLNSSHSHFILADNGTTGKYGSEVRLRRQLEKHIALQKINTRLGQGVPVVCLILEGGPNVISIVLESLREEPPVPVVICDGSGRASDIISFAHRYCEEDGVLSDGVKDQLLVTIQKTFSYSRAQAQQIFLMVMECMKKRGLITVFRMGSEGQQDIEMSILTALLKGTNASASDQLSLALAWNRVDIARSQIFIYGLHCPPVSILPTERPRSPSTQRGVGGGGGGGGGGGGGGKGGKARGKKGKGAKSKPEPPEETDPRKLELLNWVHSLEQAMMDALVLDRVDFVKLLIENGVNIHHFLTIPRLEELYNTKLGPANTLHVVVRDVKKGNLPPDYQITLIDIGLVLELLMGGAYRCNYTRKSFRTLYNNLYGLKRPKALKLLGMEDDEPHPKGKGKKNKKKEEEVNIDVDDPEVSRFQYPFHELMVWAVLMKRQKMALFLWQRGEEAMAKALVACKLYKAMAHESSQSELVDDIYQDLENNSREFGQLAYELLDQAYKHDEQVAMKLLTYELKNWSNSTCLKLAVAAKHRDFIAHTCSQMLLTDMWMGCLRMGKSNSLKVILGIVFPPAILLMDFRLGDDSSSKDEEKKTKDDDNKSSKDAVSNVDTMSKRGDEEEDQKKTKKRTPIGRKIYEFYNAPFTKFWFNTISYLVYLMLYNYIILVKMERWPSLQEWIVISYIITLGLEKVRQILMSEPGKLKQKINVWLEDYWNITDLAAISVFVLGLLLRLQNEPSMGYGRVIYCVDIIFWYIRVLDIFGVNKYLGPYVMMIGKMMIDMLYFVVIMLVVLMSFGVARQAILHPDEEPTWRLARNIFYMPYWMIYGEVFADSIDLYAMEINPPCGDNMYDEDGKKLPPCIPGAWLTPAIMACYLLVANILLVNLLIAVFNNTFFEVKSISNQVWKFQRYQLIMTFHDRPILPPPLIVFPHIFIILKRLCCRCRRRPDGEHDDQERRLQLVLSADELKSLHEFEEQCVEEYFREKDDEKQSSNNERIRVTSERVENMFMRLEEVNEREHSMKASLQTVDLRLGQLEEFSGRMMNALEKLAGIDHSELVRTHSRGSSVCEPASLLRHSSINSSDGYSLYRYQLDRDDRVSMSGDTEGQEKKTQLSPERPGNTEGGATAGGSESTEAGGRERTSSNVDILISPCDIDQSSAHSSPASLHSDTNENPAEKPRLGGTASFPLERSKVTQYSPTPTLGGSPNSRSVSSIPQTSARLDPPGCDVLHASSRTQREGLPGGPSGGLTGESPEEAPAEEDRMYPTLRSKSLNANPRKTGAKKDGGEISRLGGSVRDLVSAFSGAQGGPGPEPETPTAGSKRPRAKTTTD, from the exons ATGGACaccagagggaggagaggaaccAACGGGTCGTTTAAACGATCGTCCATCAAACGCAGCGCCTCCTCTGGGTCACAGAAG gCGCAGAGAGCTTGGATCGAGAGAACCTTCCAGAGGAGAGAATGTATCCAGATCATCCTGAGCAAAGACGCCACCAG GTGCTGTTGCGGTCAGCTGGTGTCGCAGCACACCGCCGTCCTCTCACAGGCCAAAGACGACCCCGCCCCTTTGGTTCAGCTGGAGGTCCAACCCACGGAGAGGTGGAGCCCcatcaaacacacccacacgTCTCCCACCGATGCTTACGGGGTGGTGGAGTTCCAGGGGGGCGGACACAGCAACAAGGCCATG TACATCCGGGTGTCCTACGACTCCAAACCGGACCACCTGCTGCACTTGATGGTGAAGGACTGGCAACTGGAGCTCCCCACGCTGCTGATCTCCGTCCACGGTGGGCTGCAGAACTTCGATCTGCCCCCCAAACTCAAGCAAGTGTTTGGGAAAGGACTGATCAAGGCAGCGGTGACCACTGGCGCCTGGATCTTCACCGGTGGAGTCAGCACTG gtgtgatcCGCCACGTAGGAGACGCCCTCAAAGACCACTCCTCAAAGTCCAGAGGGAAAGTGGGCGCCATCGGCATCGCGCCTTGGGGAATTATCGAAAACAAGGAGGACCTCATCGGGAGAGAC GTCACCCGGCCGTACCAGACTATGTCCAACCCGCTCAGTAAGCTGGCGGTCCTGAACAGTAGCCACTCCCACTTCATCCTGGCTGACAACGGGACCACAGGAAAGTACGGCTCCGAGGTCCGCCTCCGCCGGCAGCTGGAGAAGCACATCGCCCTGCAGAAGATCAACACGC GTCTGGGTCAGGGCGTCCCGGTGGTGTGCCTGATCCTGGAGGGGGGGCCTAACGTCATCTCCATCGTCCTGGAGAGCCTGAGGGAGGAGCCTCCGGTGCCCGTCGTCATCTGCGACGGCAGCGGCCGCGCCTCCGACATCATTTCCTTCGCTCACAGATACTGCGAGGAGGACGG GGTGCTGAGCGACGGCGTGAAGGAccagctgctggtcaccatCCAGAAGACGTTCAGCTACAGCCGCGCCCAGGCGCAGCAGATCTTCCTCATGGTGATGGAGTGCATGAAGAAGAGGGGGCTG atcacCGTCTTCAGGATGGGCTCTGAGGGGCAGCAGGACATTGAGATGTCCATCCTGACGGCTCTCCTCAAAG GGACCAACGCCTCGGCGTCCGATCAGCTCAGCTTGGCTCTGGCCTGGAACAGAGTGGACATCGCTCGCAGTCAGATCTTCATCTATGGACTCCACTGTCCG CCCGTCAGCATCCTGCCCACCGAGCGACCCAGAAGTCCGTCGACTCAGCGAGGAGTAGGGGGGGGTGGAGgcgggggaggagggggtggagggggagggaagggggggaaGGCCCGGGGCAAGAAGGGAAAAGGGGCCAAAAGTAAACCAGAACCACCGGAGGAGACCGACCCCCGgaagctggagctgctgaacTGG GTCCACTCCCTGGAACAGGCTATGATGGACGCTCTGGTTCTGGACCGCGTCGACTTCGTGAAGCTCCTCATCGAGAACGGCGTCAACATCCATCACTTCCTGACCATCCCCCGCCTGGAGGAGCTCTACAACACG AAGTTGGGACCGGCGAACACGCTTCACGTCGTGGTTCGAGACGTCAAGAAG GGGAACCTCCCACCAGATTACCAGATCACGCTGATCGACATCGGCCTGgtgctggagctgctgatggGCGGAGCCTATCGCTGCAACTACACCAGGAAGAGCTTCAGGACGCTGTACAACAACCTGTACGGCCTGAAGAGA cCTAAAGCTCTGAAACTTCTGGGAATGGAG GACGATGAGCCCCATCCAAAGGGCAAaggaaagaagaacaagaagaaagaggaggaggtgaacaTCGACGTGGACGACCCCGAGGTCAGCCGGTTCCAGTACCCGTTCCACGAGCTGATGGTGTGGGCGGTGCTGATGAAGCGCCAGAAGATGGCGCTGTTCTTGTGGCAGCGGGGCGAGGAGGCGATGGCCAAAGCTCTGGTGGCCTGTAAACTTTACAAGGCCATGGCCCACGAGTCGTCCCAGAGCGAGCTGGTGGACGACATCTACCAGGACCTGGAGAACAACTCCAG GGAGTTCGGTCAGCTGGCCTACGAGCTGCTGGATCAGGCCTACAAACACGACGAGCAGGTGGCCATGAAGCTGCTGACCTACGAGCTGAAGAACTGGAGTAACTCCACCTGCCTGAAGCTGGCCGTCGCCGCCAAGCACCGAGACTTCATCGCCCACACCTGCAGCCAGATGCTGCTGACCGACATGTGGATGGGCTGCCTGAGGATGGGCAAGAGCAACAGCCTGAAG GTCATCCTTGGGATCGTCTTCCCTCCTGCCATCCTCCTCATGGATTTCCGTCTTGGAGACGATTCTTCATCCAAAGACGAGGAGAAGAAAACGAAAGACGACGACAACAAATCCAGCAAG GACGCCGTCTCCAACGTGGACACGATGTCAAAGAGaggagacgaggaagaagaCCAGAAGAAAACCAAGAAGAGGACCCCCATCGGGAGGAAGATCTATGAGTTCTACAACGCCCCCTTCACCAAGTTCTGGTTCAACACG ATCTCCTACCTGGTGTACCTCATGCTGTATAACTACATCATCCTGGTGAAGATGGAGCGATGGCCGTCTCTCCAGGAGTGGATCGTCATCTCCTACATCATCACGCTGGGCCTGGAGAAAGtcagacag ATCCTGATGTCAGAACCGGGGAAGCTGAAGCAGAAGATCAACGTGTGGCTGGAGGACTACTGGAACATCACCGACCTGGCCGCCATCTCCGTCTTCGTGCTGGGGTTGCTGCTGCGCCTGCAGAACGAGCCCTCCATGGGCTACGGCCGCGTCATCTACTGCGTGGACATCATCTTCTGGTACATCCGCGTCCTCGACATCTTTGGGGTCAACAAGTACCTGGGACCCTACGTCATGATGATCGGCAAAATG ATGATCGACATGCTGTACTTCGTGGTCATCATGCTGGTGGTGCTGATGAGCTTCGGCGTAGCGCGGCAGGCTATCCTCCACCCTGACGAGGAGCCGACGTGGCGTCTGGCCAGGAACATCTTCTACATGCCCTACTGGATGATCTACGGCGAGGTGTTTGCAGACTCCATAGACC TTTACGCCATGGAAATTAATC cTCCGTGTGGAGACAACATGTATGATGAAGACGGGAAGAAGCTTCCTCCCTGCATCCCTGGAGCCTGGTTGACTCCCGCCATCATGGCGTGTTACCTGCTGGTCGCCAACATCCTGCTGGTCAACTTGCTCATTGCTGTCTTCAA CAACACGTTCTTCGAGGTGAAGTCCATCTCCAACCAGGTGTGGAAGTTCCAGCGCTACCAGCTGATCATGACCTTCCATGACCGTCCCATCCTGCCCCCGCCCCTCATCGTCTTCCcccacatcttcatcatcctcaagAGGCTGTGCTGCCGCTGCAGGAGAAGACCCGACGGCGAGCACGACGACCAGGAGAGACGACTGC AGCTGGTCCTGAGCGCCGACGAGCTGAAGAGTCTCCACGAGTTTGAGGAGCAGTGCGTGGAGGAGTACTTCAGGGAGAAGGACGACGAGAAGCAGTCGTCCAACAACGAGAGGATCAGGGTGACGTCTGAGAG GGTGGAGAACATGTTCATGCGTCTGGAGGAGGTGAACGAGAGGGAGCACTCGATGAAGGCGTCCCTGCAGACGGTGGACCTGCGCCTCGGCCAGCTGGAGGAGTTCTCCGGCCGGATGATGAACGCTCTGGAGAAGCTGGCGGGCATCGACCACTCGGAGCTCGTCCGGACCCACTCCAGAGGATCGTCCGTCTGCGAGCCGGCGTCTCTTCTGAGGCACAGCAGCATCAACAGCAGCGACGGCTACAGTCTGTACCGCTACCAGCTGGACCGCGACGACCGCGTCTCCATGTCCGGAGACACGGAGGGACAAGAGAAGAAGACCCAACTGAGTCCAGAAAGACCCGGAAACACTGAGGGTGGAGCCACAGCAG GGGGGAGCGAGTCGACGGAGGCGGGGGGACGAGAGAGGACGTCCTCCAACGTCGACATCCTGATTTCGCCGTGTGACATCGACCAAAGCTCCGCCCACAGCTCGCCTGCTTCACTTCATTCTGACACGAACGAGAATCCAGCAGAGAAACCCAGACTGGGGGGGACGGCGTCCTTCCCACtggaaaggtcaaaggtcacacagtATTCACCGACTCCAACCCTTGGCGGTTCCCCCAACAGCCGGTCCGTCAGCAGCATCCCTCAGACGTCCGCCCGTCTGGACCCCCCGGGGTGCGACGTCCTGCACGCTTCCAGCAGGACTC
- the agrp gene encoding agouti-related protein isoform X1: MRGDRAESQSDRMFASLLLCYWSFNLLRLSSPLVHGNLQVDEGPDPGRHADTSFLSAIERSHAPEPLRDPALLPLDVMEDRILVDLGSYDEVGEASFFLCCFWFTSCGVMSPRRPAGLGAAPGPRHALAAPLHPAPAVVSGLPAALLRRLRHLLLPLLQRHLLLPPRRPRLPGQTRLTTPMTTPDHTYDHAPDDSDDS; this comes from the exons AtgagaggagacagagctgaGAGTCAGAGCGACAG gatGTTTGcttctctgctgctctgctATTGGTCCTTCAACCTGTTGCGTCTCTCGTCTCCTCTGGTCCATGGAAACCTCCAGGTGGACGAAGGTCCGGATCCCGGACGCCACGCCGAcacctccttcctgtctgccatTG AGAGAAGCCACGCCCCTGAGCCCCTACGTGACCCCGCCCTCCTGCCGTTGGACGTGATGGAGGATCGCATTCTGGTGGATTTAGGGTCTTACGACGAGGTGGGTGAGGCTTCATTCTTCCTTTGCTGTTTTTGGTTTACTTCCTGTGGCGTGATGTCTCCACGCCGCCCAGCAGGACTCGGCGCAGCTCCAGGGCCGCGCCATGCGCTCGCCGCGCCGCTGCATCCCGCACCAGCAGTCGTGTCTGGGCTACCCGCTGCCCTGCTGCGACGCCTGCGACACCTGCTACTGCCGCTTCTTCAACGCCATCTGCTACTGCCGCCGCGTCGGCCACGCCTGCCCGGCCAGACGCGCCTAACCACGCCTATGACCACGCCCGACCACACCTATGACCACGCCCCTGATGATTCTGATGACTCGTGA
- the LOC137599695 gene encoding chymotrypsin B-like produces MAFLWIVSCLAFVSAAYGCGVPAIPPQVTGHARIVNGEEAVPHSWPWQVSLQQSNGFHFCGGSLINENWAVTAAHCNVRTYHRVIAGEHNKGYGSNEDVQILKPAKVFTHPDWNPRTINNDIALIKLATPARLGTNVSPVCLAETTDVFPAGMTCVTTGWGLTRYNAPSTPNNLQQASLPLLSNEQCKRHWGSNISDVMICAGGAGATSCMGDSGGPLVCHRDQAWTLVGIVSWGSSRCSTSTPAVYARVTELRDWVDQILASN; encoded by the exons ATGGCCTTCCTCTGGATCGTCTCCTGCCTCGCCTTCGTCAGCGCCGCCTACG GCTGTGGCGTTCCCGCCATCCCACCCCAGGTAACCGGCCACGCCCGCATCGTCAACGGTGAGGAGGCGGTGCCTCACTCCTGGCCCTGGCAGGTGTCTCTTCAG CAATCCAACGGCTTCCACTTCTGTGGAGGATCTCTGATCAACGAGAACTGGGCGGTGACCGCCGCCCACTGTAACGTCAG GACCTACCACCGTGTGATCGCTGGAGAACACAACAAGGGCTACGGCTCCAACGAGGACGTCCAGATTCTGAAGCCTGCCAAG GTGTTCACCCACCCCGACTGGAACCCCCGCACCATCAACAACGACATCGCCCTCATCAAGCTGGCGACCCCTGCCCGTCTGGGCACCAACGTGTCCCCCGTCTGTCTGGCTGAGACCACCGATGTCTTCCCCGCTGGAATGACCTGCGTCACCACCGGGTGGGGTCTGACCCGCTACAATG CTCCCAGTACCCCCAACAATCTGCAGCAGGCTTCCCTGCCCCTGCTGTCCAATGAGCAGTGCAAGAGACACTGGGGCAGCAACATCTCCGACGTGATGATCTGTGCTGGAGGAGCCGGAGCCACTTCCTGCAtg GGCGACTCTGGCGGACCTCTGGTCTGTCACAGGGATCAGGCCTGGACTCTGGTCGGTATCGTCTCTTGGGGAAGCAGCCGCTGCTCCACCTCCACGCCCGCCGTCTACGCCCGCGTCACTGAGCTCCGCGACTGGGTCGACCAGATCCTCGCTTCCAATTAA
- the galr1b gene encoding galanin receptor type 1b, with protein sequence MLVNDSSGGVQLLDFNLSEVAEGRGPEAVVVPFVFGLIFIVGVMGNSLVMVVMGNGWRTVGGGKGRRSGSPTNIFVLNLSVADLLFLLFCVPFHATIYSLPDWVFGAFLCKFGHYFSSVSMLVSIFTLAAMSVDRYIAVVHSGRSPSVRTQKNTLAGVGIIWILSLLCSVPVAQHQVILSHPAAPNSTFCWQIWAGASRQFYKVAILVLGFLVPLLLISCCYTKVRMDGWMIGWISHPSTNTFSLACPDVRTKVRVSKSSVMV encoded by the coding sequence ATGCTGGTGAATGACTCCTCTGGCGGGGTCCAGCTCCTGGACTTCAACCTGTCCGAGGTGGCGGAGGGTAGGGGGCCGGAGGCGGTGGTGGTACCCTTCGTGTTTGGGCTGATCTTCATAGTGGGGGTTATGGGGAACTCcctggtgatggtggtgatgggaAACGGGTGGAGAACTGTTGGTGGAGGAAAGGGTCGGCGTTCTGGGAGCCCGACCAACATCTTCGTCCTGAACCTGAGCGTGGcggacctcctcttcctcctgttctGCGTCCCATTCCACGCCACCATCTACTCACTGCCCGACTGGGTGTTCGGCGCCTTCCTCTGTAAGTTCGGGCACTACTTTTCCTCCGTCAGCATGCTGGTCAGTATCTTCACGCTGGCGGCCATGTCCGTGGACCGGTACATCGCCGTGGTGCACTCTGGGAGGTCGCCCAGCGTTCGGACCCAGAAGAATACTCTGGCCGGTGTCGGCATCATCTGGATCCTGTCTCTGCTGTGTTCGGTGCCCGTCGCCCAGCACCAGGTGATCCTCAGCCACCCTGCAGCCCCCAACAGCACCTTCTGCTGGCAGATTTGGGCCGGAGCGTCCAGACAGTTCTACAAGGTGGCCATCCTGGTCCTGGGGTTCCTGGTGCCGCTGCTGCTCATCAGCTGCTGCTACACCAAGGTaaggatggatggctggatgattggatggatcagtcatccatccaccaatacCTTTTCATTAGCTTGTCCTGATGTCCGGACCAAAGTCAGAGTCTCAAAGTCGTCGGTTATGGTCTAA